The region AATGAAATGGCACACTCTAAAACGGTTCTGCGGCCCGATCTTTTAGGTATCTGGAAGATGAGGATGAGTTAGATAATGCCCGGTTTATTTCGACGTACAAATCCACCCTGGATGAGCCTCCGTATCAGTTCGTCAACTCGGACCGCGATCTCACCCTCCCACTGCAGAAGCACAAGAACGTCCAGCCCCTGTACGAGAGTCCGGAAGATGGTACGTCGCCGTATTGCcctttgttgcttttgctgtacCAGCTGATTACCATTTTCAGAGATATCCCTTCGGAAGTACATCGGAGCGAGCGTTAATCTCGTCAGCTTGATAACGGAAAACCTGCTGTGCCACCCGTTCCTGGTGCTACGGAGACAGTGCCAGGTACATCATGCGGCGAGAAAGTTCCACATTGTTCCGGTCACGCTGATTCCGGTGATTGTGCATCTGCACCAGCGGCAAGGTGTAACGACGCTGTGGAAGGGCATCGGAAGTGTGCTGCTCGTACGCGGCATGTCCCTGGCCGTGGAAGACGTGATATCTAAGTTTACGCCCTGGCCAAAGTAAGCTGTTCTCTTTCTCCGAGATGCTCGTTTTCTGGCTGTTTTTAATGTGTGCTGTTCTGCACGATTTCAGGGAAATTAATGCAAAAACCACCCTCAAACAGTTTGGTCAACATTTGCTGTTAAAATGGTAAACTAGAACTACAAAGAGACTCGGAAATGTGATAAATGACAGTCGATATATCTACTTTATCCGCAGCATTAGCATAGCGACGGTGGTTCCGTTCTACTCTGCGTCGCTCGTGGAAACGGTCCAGAGCGATATTGCCAGTGAAAAGCCGGGTATATTTGATGTATTTCGTGAAGGAGCCAGCCGGCTGCTCTCTTGGAGTGTACCGCAGAAGGGTCGAATGCTGCCCATCTGGGCGCTGGTGGGTCCCAGTATATCCTTGGGACTGTCCAAGTACATCTGCCAGTACGTACTCACTCGGTACCCTTTATTGCTGTTCGTTCTAAGTGACCACTCTCGTTTGCAGGTTATTTGTGCGCGGCATCTCGACTAGGATCATGTGTCGCCGGGTCACCTTCTACGAGGAGCGAAAGGGTGCCCGTACGCGAGATTTTGCCGCCCAAAGTCAGGTGATCGAGGTGTACTCGACCATGATCTCGCTCTTTGCGACCGAGATGATTTTCTATCCGTTCGAAACCATCCTGCACCGCATCCAGCTGCAGGGCACGCGCACGATCATCGATAATCTGGATTCGGGCTACTCGGTCGTTCCCATACTTACCAGCTACGAGGGTGTGGTCGATTGCTACCGGCAGACATTGGCCACCGAGGGCATTGGAGGGCTGTACAAGGGATTcggtgcgatggtgctgcagtgTGCGGCTCACGTGGCAGTCATCAAGCTGGGGAAATGGTTCATCACACAGATTTCGGAGCTACTGTCCAGCAAACCACCGGCCAAGGTGGTGGAGTTTTACAAGCTCGACGGAAACAAGACCCCGGCCGGTTCAGCGACCATGTCGCGAAGTATCAGCGGTATCAGCTCGCTTAGCGACGAGTTATCGTAGTTTGTTGAACAACACTCTATCGTTAGCAGcgcaaagaaataaaagaaaaccctCTGTTTGTTCGAATCTTAACTCCAGGACTCCAACAGAACTCTTTCGCTTTCAGGAGACGCTTTTCTTGAAACTTAGTACAATTTTTCCCAACGTACGCCCTAGTAACTTGAACAAAACAACTTCGATGAGTATGGAAAAATACACGCTTGTAATTATGTTTATTGAGGAATTACAGATTCGCTAGTTTTATATTCGATCCAGCGCCTCCACCAGAATGATGCTGTTGCCCCGGATAACCACCATGCCGATGTTGTTCCGGGTGCCATCCTTGCATTCCTCGATTGATTCATCGAGTACTACGTTCATGAAAGGGTCGAATCCGCGGAGAATCCCGGAAACCACACGCCCGCCGTTCAACTTAAGCGAAAGCCGCTTATCCATGTACCTAGAAGAACATTAGTTAGAGGTTAGCAAGAACCGGTTTTGCTAAATAATGATTCTACTTACTTCTTCAACTCTGGGGGATGTGCCTTCGACATGATTTACTGAAGATTTTAGTGAATTATCtagtgaaaaatggaaagacgCGGAAAAAGCCGCACGATGAAGCGAGGTGTAGCCGGTGCCGGAAATACCGGTGCAGAACGAAATGCCTCGCGACTTTTTCAACGAGAACGATGACGGCGGATGCAAAACACTTGAATTTGCTGATATCGTGCTTAGAAAAGGTTAATTTAAGTGATAATTTCacgattttccagctttttcAGCGCGCTTTGAAGCCGCGTTTGTTTACCGGAAATTAATATCGTTTTTATCGACTGTCATTTTGacattttcggttcgttcttATCGATTCCccatttttttatcgattgCTCAAAAACCAAGGTTTATATGAATTTCCCGCGCCCTTTTTTGAATTCAGGATCGGTTTTTTGAATTCAGGATTCTTTGAAAGGATCGGTCGAAACACGTGTTGATTTCAGTTAACCTTTCCGCATGGTTATTATGTAGAAAGATTGCAATAAACAATCCGATTAATAATTTGCATTACAGGTAAGAACGTTTAATTCTTTTCCCTTTGTTAGAAATAGTTGAATAGCAATTGCTTCTAGTTTCTCTGCAATTTGTAAACTATTTCGGGATCCATACTAAAAAAATTAGCTGTTTGGCTGTTTGCTGTGGTTAactcaaattaaattaacttgAAGTTTTACGTTTTCCACGGAGTCTCCGCACATCATTCATTATCACTTTTGAATCCAACTTCTCATAAATCTACTCTCGCCTGGATGAAGAAGACACACCGTTAAAGGCGTGAAAAGCCTAAGCAAACTCTTTGGTTTTTTCCCCGAAATGCTTTAGATATTCTCACGCGCATGTTTcataaaactgtttttttgCAAAGCTGTTTATTGTTTGCTCTTGCCCATATTTTCGGCGTTCGTTAATCGTGATGTTATTCATTGAGGCAGCGCCActgccgcagcagctgctgaagatcacgGGCCAAAGCGAAGCGGCTCATGAACGGGCGCATAGAAGAAGGCATGATCCGAATACGAGATTGCCGAACCGGATATAGAATCTCAATTAGGTCGGAAGCGGGCAAACTGCCAAACGATGTGCCGGCACCGGCAAACGCTCCGGAAAATGCTCTCTGGATCTGGACGAGCCGGAAAACCTCAAACGGTTCATGGACAAGTACTGCAATCCTTCCCGTAACCCATGAGCCTGGTCGTTCATTGCCATTGACTCGGTGGTGGGCAAGACAGTCTTATGGAAAAATCGTCTACCGAGTAAACAAAATAGCGTAACAAGCTTACCGAGCTGGGAATACAAATGACTGCTTGTGTCAACGGTGGAGTGCAAGCGGCAAAGTTATTTGATCGGCATCAATCCGTCTTCCGAGAGCATTCGGCTGGGCCACGACACGCCACGACACGCCACATCATGCTGGTGATAATACGAAATGCCATCGGCTGCCCAACGATGTTCATGTTGTTTGTCTTGAGCTGCCAGTACATGATCTGCAAACAGGCGGCTCTATTGACTTATAAACTCGGTTTATGGTTGAGATCAAGGGTACACTAGGCAGCTGAGGCTAAGCTACACTATTGCAACCAAAGTGCGCCACAGCATAGCGTACTAATGCAGCAGCCGCAGTATTCTCcaaattttcctctttttcgctctctgtttgcTTCAGAGTTATTCCGCGTGCTTTCAGAGTTTAAGGCGAAGACAAGCGCCAGTTTTATTAGGCAATTTAAGGACAGGACAGTTGCTCTTACGTTTGGTCTGAGTGCAGAttttgattttaatatttttaattttatttttaaaaattaaattaactcGGTACTCTGATAGGCCATTACTAAAAGTGTAGATTCTGATGATTTAGTCACAGAAAAACCTTAAAAAGGGCCATTTTCTCGACGGTATTAACTTCAGCTCCtttcttaaaatataataGGTAAAATCAAGCACAACATTTGGCGTTTCTTCTCGACGCCAATAATGTGAATTTCTTACTATCACGAAAGTAAGTTTCTTTTCTCGCTTGGCCATGTTCCATTGGCCACGGATAAGCGAATTTGAAAGGAACGTTTTCATTACAGCACCGCGAAACACTCCACGTAAAGCCAAATAATTATTGGAAACATCATGCTCCATCATTGGGATCGGTGCCACTGGTGCCGCCGGTCAACGTAACATAATCGTCTCAAAACGGATATAAACGCATCGATCATTTGTCGCCGTCGCCGGCCGGTCCTTCGTCTGCTTCCTCTCGAACTGATCGCCATCGA is a window of Anopheles aquasalis chromosome 2, idAnoAquaMG_Q_19, whole genome shotgun sequence DNA encoding:
- the LOC126578194 gene encoding probable small nuclear ribonucleoprotein G encodes the protein MSKAHPPELKKYMDKRLSLKLNGGRVVSGILRGFDPFMNVVLDESIEECKDGTRNNIGMVVIRGNSIILVEALDRI
- the LOC126578184 gene encoding mitochondrial outer membrane protein SLC25A46 — protein: MAGLEDYERYLEDEDELDNARFISTYKSTLDEPPYQFVNSDRDLTLPLQKHKNVQPLYESPEDEISLRKYIGASVNLVSLITENLLCHPFLVLRRQCQVHHAARKFHIVPVTLIPVIVHLHQRQGVTTLWKGIGSVLLVRGMSLAVEDVISKFTPWPKEINAKTTLKQFGQHLLLKCISIATVVPFYSASLVETVQSDIASEKPGIFDVFREGASRLLSWSVPQKGRMLPIWALVGPSISLGLSKYICQLFVRGISTRIMCRRVTFYEERKGARTRDFAAQSQVIEVYSTMISLFATEMIFYPFETILHRIQLQGTRTIIDNLDSGYSVVPILTSYEGVVDCYRQTLATEGIGGLYKGFGAMVLQCAAHVAVIKLGKWFITQISELLSSKPPAKVVEFYKLDGNKTPAGSATMSRSISGISSLSDELS